From the genome of Candidatus Electrothrix communis, one region includes:
- a CDS encoding DUF3597 domain-containing protein, producing MGFFNTILEKLGIGNEAVAAPIPTPAPAPTSNAEPAASPEPETIPTAPTPRSVDLVDVVAQLEQRAEANPQKLNWRISIVDLLKLLEIDSSFTARKELATELDCPAALMEDSAQMNIWLHKTVLARIAANGGNVPQDLLD from the coding sequence ATGGGATTCTTCAACACAATTCTTGAGAAGCTTGGTATCGGCAATGAAGCCGTTGCCGCCCCAATTCCAACGCCAGCTCCAGCCCCAACATCAAACGCCGAGCCTGCGGCGAGCCCGGAACCGGAAACGATTCCCACTGCACCGACACCTCGTTCGGTCGACCTCGTCGATGTTGTCGCACAACTGGAGCAGCGAGCAGAGGCAAACCCTCAAAAGCTGAACTGGCGGATCTCCATCGTTGACCTTCTCAAGCTCCTTGAGATCGACAGCAGCTTCACGGCACGCAAGGAGCTGGCCACAGAGCTGGATTGCCCGGCAGCCCTGATGGAAGATTCGGCGCAAATGAACATTTGGCTCCACAAGACCGTGCTCGCTCGCATCGCCGCTAACGGAGGCAATGTGCCTCAGGATCTCCTGGACTGA
- a CDS encoding DUF523 domain-containing protein, with product MKKCLISSCLIGLCTRYDGQSKPNERCLKYLNDFIYIPVCPEQLGGLPTPRPPAELSGGDGMDVLTGFASVITRDSMDVTKEYIAGAEGVLKIALDQNIRLALLKARSPSCGVKKLGVTAALLETKGIKLVEF from the coding sequence ATGAAAAAATGTCTCATCAGCAGCTGCCTGATCGGTTTATGCACCCGCTATGACGGACAAAGTAAACCGAACGAACGCTGCTTGAAATACCTTAACGATTTTATCTATATTCCTGTCTGCCCGGAACAACTCGGCGGCCTTCCCACCCCCCGCCCGCCAGCTGAGCTGAGCGGTGGAGATGGAATGGATGTCCTGACCGGGTTTGCCTCTGTTATCACACGGGACAGCATGGATGTCACGAAAGAATACATTGCCGGTGCTGAGGGTGTGTTGAAAATTGCCCTGGATCAAAATATTCGTCTTGCCCTGCTCAAAGCACGGAGCCCTTCCTGCGGGGTAAAAAAACTCGGGGTAACAGCAGCCCTCTTAGAGACGAAGGGCATCAAACTGGTTGAGTTTTAA
- a CDS encoding class I SAM-dependent DNA methyltransferase, translating to MNQQALEKYLWGAATALRGTIDAGDYKQYIFPLLFFKRICDVYDEEYAAAMAESDGDIEYAEFAEHHHFQVPKGAHWQDVRETAVNVGVALQDAMRAIEQANPDTLSGIFGDAGWTNKDRLSDEILTNLIEHYSRHILNLRTVPDDQLGNAYEYLIKEFADDSGHTAAEFYTNRTVVKLMTMIMDPQPGETVYDPTCGSGGLLLNCALHLRDEGREYRTLKLYGQEINLITSAIARMNMFMHGIEEFSIIRGNTLENPAFLEQDALKKFDVILANPPYSIRAWDQKGFATDPWGRNIWGVPPQGCADYAFQQHIHTSLDAEHGRSITLWPHGILFRDAEATMRRKMVEADLVECVIGLGPNLFYNSPMEACLLITRTRKAADRQGKVLIINAVKEVRQDKNIGMLEESHIKRIYQAYTDFKDEAGFCKVVPVEEILENKASLNIAQYVSNVDAVQDAVSLDEAILAWQESSKNLQVSMDELFHVLDKA from the coding sequence ATGAACCAGCAAGCATTAGAAAAATACCTCTGGGGCGCAGCCACAGCCCTGCGGGGCACCATTGACGCTGGGGATTACAAGCAGTACATCTTTCCCCTGCTTTTTTTCAAGCGGATCTGCGATGTCTATGATGAGGAGTACGCCGCTGCAATGGCGGAATCTGACGGGGATATCGAGTATGCCGAATTTGCCGAGCATCATCATTTTCAGGTGCCCAAAGGGGCCCATTGGCAGGATGTGCGGGAGACTGCCGTCAATGTGGGGGTGGCTTTGCAGGATGCCATGCGGGCCATTGAACAGGCCAACCCGGACACCCTATCCGGTATCTTCGGTGATGCGGGCTGGACCAATAAGGACCGGCTTTCCGACGAGATCCTGACCAACCTGATCGAGCATTACTCCCGCCACATCCTCAACCTGCGTACGGTGCCTGATGATCAGCTGGGCAATGCCTACGAATATCTGATCAAGGAGTTTGCCGATGATTCCGGTCATACAGCGGCGGAGTTCTACACCAACCGCACTGTGGTCAAGCTGATGACCATGATCATGGATCCGCAACCAGGGGAAACAGTCTATGATCCCACCTGCGGTTCCGGGGGACTCCTGCTCAATTGCGCTCTCCATCTTCGAGATGAGGGCAGGGAATACCGCACCCTCAAGCTCTACGGGCAGGAGATCAACCTGATCACCAGTGCCATTGCTCGGATGAATATGTTCATGCACGGGATTGAGGAGTTCTCCATTATTCGGGGCAATACCCTCGAAAATCCGGCTTTTTTGGAGCAAGATGCGCTGAAGAAATTTGATGTGATTCTGGCTAATCCGCCGTATTCTATCCGGGCCTGGGATCAGAAGGGTTTTGCCACTGATCCCTGGGGGCGAAATATTTGGGGTGTTCCGCCGCAGGGTTGCGCGGATTATGCCTTTCAGCAGCATATTCATACAAGTCTGGATGCAGAGCATGGTCGCTCTATCACCCTTTGGCCCCACGGGATTTTGTTTCGAGATGCTGAGGCTACCATGCGTCGTAAAATGGTGGAAGCGGATCTGGTGGAATGCGTGATTGGTCTTGGGCCGAACCTTTTTTACAACTCGCCTATGGAGGCTTGTCTGTTGATTACCAGGACCAGAAAGGCGGCGGATCGACAGGGAAAGGTGCTGATCATCAATGCGGTTAAGGAGGTCAGGCAGGATAAAAATATCGGCATGTTAGAAGAGAGCCATATCAAGCGCATTTACCAAGCCTATACTGATTTCAAAGATGAAGCGGGCTTTTGCAAGGTCGTGCCTGTTGAGGAAATCTTGGAGAACAAAGCAAGCCTGAACATTGCCCAGTATGTCAGCAATGTTGATGCTGTTCAGGATGCTGTTTCACTTGATGAGGCAATTTTGGCTTGGCAGGAATCTTCGAAAAACTTGCAGGTCAGTATGGATGAACTCTTTCACGTATTGGACAAGGCATAG
- the serS gene encoding serine--tRNA ligase — MLELRFIRENIDLVRDKCLHRGMKTDLIEKFTAIDAKRLALLGEVEQLKNRRNTVSKEIAPLKQAGEHEQAEPLIVEMREVSERIKDMDKELATIQEELEQVVMSIPNLCDDSVPKGTDDSDNVEIRTWGEIPQFSFDPKPHWEVGEDQGILDFETAAKLSGARFALLKGFASKLSRALTNFFLDLHTQKHGYTEMLPPFMVNSKSMTGTGQLPKFKEDLFKIEDWDLWLIPTAEVPLTNIHRDETLAEAELPIKYTAYTPCFRSEAGSYGKDTRGLIRQHQFDKVELVKFTTPETSADELESLLADAEEVLQLLELPYRVVSLCSGDLGFSSTKTYDIEVWLPGQKTYREISSCSNFLDFQARRAGIRYRPDGQKKSRLVHTLNGSGLAVGRTLLAVLENYQQADGSVRVPKVLEPYFADRF, encoded by the coding sequence ATGCTAGAATTACGTTTTATCCGGGAAAATATTGATCTTGTCCGGGACAAATGCCTTCATCGCGGGATGAAGACGGACCTGATTGAGAAATTTACAGCAATTGATGCCAAACGGCTGGCCTTGCTGGGCGAAGTTGAGCAGCTAAAAAACCGGCGCAACACGGTTTCTAAAGAAATCGCGCCGCTGAAGCAGGCAGGCGAGCATGAGCAGGCTGAACCGCTGATCGTGGAAATGCGTGAGGTCTCTGAGCGAATCAAGGACATGGACAAGGAGCTGGCCACAATTCAGGAAGAGCTTGAGCAGGTTGTTATGTCCATTCCCAACCTCTGTGATGACTCTGTTCCCAAGGGAACCGACGACAGCGATAACGTGGAGATCCGAACCTGGGGTGAGATTCCGCAGTTTTCCTTTGATCCGAAACCCCATTGGGAAGTCGGTGAGGACCAGGGAATCCTGGATTTTGAGACAGCAGCTAAACTGTCAGGGGCTCGCTTTGCCCTGCTTAAGGGCTTTGCCTCCAAGCTCTCCAGGGCGCTGACCAATTTCTTTCTTGATCTGCACACCCAAAAACACGGCTATACCGAGATGCTGCCGCCCTTTATGGTCAATTCCAAGTCCATGACCGGCACAGGCCAGCTCCCCAAGTTCAAAGAAGATCTGTTCAAGATAGAAGATTGGGATCTCTGGCTGATCCCCACAGCAGAGGTGCCGCTGACCAATATTCACCGTGATGAAACCCTGGCAGAGGCAGAGCTGCCGATCAAATATACCGCCTATACCCCCTGCTTTCGTTCCGAGGCCGGTTCCTATGGCAAGGACACCCGAGGTCTTATCCGCCAGCATCAGTTTGACAAGGTGGAGCTGGTCAAATTCACCACCCCGGAGACCTCTGCCGACGAACTGGAGTCTCTCCTGGCTGATGCCGAGGAGGTTTTGCAATTGCTGGAACTGCCCTACCGGGTGGTCAGCCTCTGTTCCGGCGACTTGGGTTTTTCCTCTACCAAGACCTATGATATAGAAGTCTGGTTACCTGGTCAGAAGACCTATCGGGAGATTTCCTCCTGTTCCAATTTTCTCGATTTTCAGGCCCGCCGGGCAGGTATTCGCTATCGTCCTGATGGGCAGAAAAAAAGCCGCCTAGTGCATACCCTGAACGGCTCCGGACTCGCTGTGGGCCGTACCCTGTTGGCTGTGCTGGAGAATTACCAGCAGGCGGATGGGAGCGTGCGAGTGCCCAAGGTGCTGGAGCCGTATTTTGCGGATCGGTTTTAG
- a CDS encoding HsdR family type I site-specific deoxyribonuclease → MPFNERNSVEHHIIHQLAGVNLNTTEANEPKQTYGAEWTYTPAKKLQRSTNEVLVEPNLKKALIRLNPEIKAQPERADEVIHKLRTILISVNQTGLVRANEEFFSWLTNEKTMPFGKNNSHRPVRLIDFDDPTNNEYLVTNQFRIHHRETKIPDVVLLINGIPVVVGEAKTPIRPSVSWLDGAHDIHHIYENSVPMLFVPNILSFATEGKELFYGPVRCPLDFWAPWRTEESSTALEKSLGLAEIGRELNHLLHPHRLLDILRNFSLFSTNTKKQRIKIICRFQQYEGANRLIARVMERRLKKGLIWHFQGSGKSLLMVFAAQKLRKAPELKSPTVLVLVDRVDLDTQISGIFNAADVANVESADSISELQTLLERDTRKIIISTIHKFRDARPDMNRRDNIIVLVDEAHRTQEGDLGRQMRAALPNAFLFGLTGTPVNKADKNTFWAFGSEEDRGGYLSRYTFHDSIRDRATLPLHFEPRLVDVHVDKEALDAAFAEFQEASALSDAEADALNQKAAKMAAFLKAPERVAKIVRDIARHFQEKVALQGFKAMIVCPDRAACVQYKEELDSYFPAEASRVVISTTANDALEFKRQWGMDKGEQEQLVDAFNDAGSDLYFLIVTAKLLTGFDAPILQTMYLDKSIKDHTLLQAICRTNRLYPGKTFGRIVDYFGVFDDAAKALEFDEESIKEVISNLSELRNRLPKAMQDTLAHFSGVNRSLEGFAGLEAAQEAINTDIKKDAFARDFKYLAKLWESLSPDRLLDIYTQDYRWLAQVYESVKPASDNTGKLLWQALGAQTTRLIHENIHVGAVHSLDEFVLDAEVIEDIFNNPDPKKVKQLEKALIKRLQKHGDLPVFKALSERLEALRDKAEKGLIASIDFIKELCKIAKETVQAEKELAAALQEKTPQAALTELFLELKTDQTPAVVERIVADIDAIVRVVRFPGWQQSNQGEREVQQSLRKALLKYKLHKEQLLFDRAYGYIKEYY, encoded by the coding sequence ATGCCCTTCAACGAACGCAACAGCGTAGAGCACCACATCATCCACCAGCTCGCCGGGGTCAACCTCAACACCACAGAGGCAAACGAACCCAAACAGACCTATGGAGCAGAATGGACCTACACACCCGCGAAAAAGTTGCAGCGCAGCACCAACGAAGTCCTGGTGGAACCCAACCTCAAAAAGGCCCTGATCCGCCTCAACCCGGAGATCAAAGCCCAACCAGAGCGGGCCGATGAGGTAATCCACAAACTGCGGACCATCCTGATCTCAGTCAACCAGACCGGCCTAGTCCGGGCCAATGAAGAATTCTTCAGCTGGCTCACCAACGAGAAGACCATGCCCTTTGGCAAGAACAACAGCCACCGGCCAGTACGCCTCATCGATTTTGACGATCCAACCAATAACGAGTACCTGGTCACCAATCAGTTCCGCATCCATCACCGGGAAACCAAGATCCCGGATGTGGTCCTGCTCATCAACGGCATTCCGGTGGTGGTGGGCGAGGCCAAAACTCCCATTCGCCCCTCGGTGAGCTGGCTGGACGGGGCCCATGATATCCATCATATCTATGAAAACAGCGTGCCCATGCTCTTTGTCCCCAATATCCTCTCCTTTGCCACGGAGGGAAAGGAGCTGTTCTACGGGCCGGTCCGCTGCCCCCTGGATTTCTGGGCACCTTGGCGCACCGAAGAGTCCAGCACGGCCCTGGAAAAATCCCTGGGTCTGGCCGAAATAGGCCGGGAACTCAACCATCTTCTTCATCCCCACCGCCTCCTGGATATCCTCCGTAATTTTTCTCTCTTCAGCACCAATACAAAAAAACAACGGATCAAGATCATCTGCCGTTTTCAACAGTATGAAGGGGCCAACAGGCTGATTGCACGGGTCATGGAGCGGCGGCTCAAAAAAGGGCTGATCTGGCATTTTCAGGGCTCGGGCAAATCGCTGCTCATGGTCTTTGCCGCCCAAAAACTCCGCAAAGCCCCGGAGCTGAAAAGCCCCACCGTGCTGGTGCTGGTGGACCGGGTTGATCTGGATACCCAGATCAGCGGCATTTTTAACGCTGCTGATGTAGCCAATGTGGAGAGCGCCGACAGCATCAGCGAGCTGCAAACCCTGCTGGAGCGCGATACCCGCAAGATCATCATCTCCACGATCCACAAGTTTCGTGATGCCCGGCCTGATATGAACAGGCGGGATAATATCATCGTCCTGGTGGACGAGGCCCACCGGACCCAGGAGGGCGATTTGGGCCGCCAGATGCGGGCTGCCCTGCCCAATGCCTTTCTCTTCGGCCTGACCGGTACCCCGGTCAACAAGGCGGATAAAAACACCTTCTGGGCCTTTGGTTCGGAAGAGGACAGGGGCGGCTATCTGTCCCGCTACACTTTCCACGACTCCATCCGCGACCGGGCAACCCTGCCCCTTCATTTTGAACCCCGGCTGGTGGATGTCCATGTGGACAAAGAGGCCCTGGATGCGGCCTTTGCCGAGTTTCAGGAAGCATCTGCCCTGAGTGATGCAGAGGCCGATGCCCTGAACCAAAAAGCAGCCAAGATGGCCGCCTTTCTCAAAGCACCTGAGCGGGTCGCCAAGATTGTTCGGGATATTGCCCGCCATTTTCAGGAAAAGGTGGCTCTCCAGGGTTTTAAGGCGATGATTGTCTGCCCGGATCGCGCTGCCTGTGTCCAGTACAAGGAGGAGCTGGATAGCTATTTTCCTGCGGAGGCAAGCAGGGTGGTTATCTCCACCACAGCCAATGATGCGCTGGAATTTAAGCGGCAATGGGGTATGGATAAGGGAGAGCAGGAACAGCTGGTGGATGCGTTCAACGATGCCGGTTCAGACCTGTACTTTCTCATTGTCACGGCCAAGCTCTTGACCGGGTTTGATGCCCCGATCCTTCAGACCATGTACCTGGATAAATCCATCAAGGACCATACCCTGTTGCAGGCTATCTGCCGGACCAACCGCCTCTATCCCGGCAAGACCTTTGGCCGTATTGTTGACTATTTCGGGGTCTTTGACGATGCAGCCAAGGCCCTGGAGTTTGATGAGGAGAGCATCAAGGAGGTGATCAGCAATCTTTCGGAACTGCGCAATAGGTTGCCCAAGGCCATGCAGGATACGCTGGCCCATTTCAGCGGGGTGAATCGCAGCCTGGAGGGTTTTGCTGGCCTGGAAGCGGCCCAGGAGGCCATCAACACGGATATAAAAAAAGACGCCTTTGCCCGTGATTTTAAATACCTTGCCAAGCTGTGGGAATCCCTGTCTCCAGATAGGCTTCTTGATATCTATACTCAGGATTATCGCTGGCTGGCCCAGGTCTATGAATCGGTCAAACCGGCTTCTGATAATACCGGCAAGTTACTCTGGCAGGCCCTGGGAGCCCAGACCACCCGGCTCATTCACGAGAATATCCATGTCGGCGCAGTGCATAGCCTGGATGAGTTTGTCCTGGATGCGGAAGTGATTGAGGATATCTTTAACAACCCTGATCCCAAAAAGGTCAAACAGCTGGAAAAGGCCCTGATTAAACGCCTGCAAAAGCACGGGGATTTGCCGGTCTTCAAGGCCTTGAGCGAGCGACTGGAGGCCCTGCGGGATAAGGCGGAAAAAGGGCTGATCGCCTCTATCGATTTTATTAAAGAACTGTGCAAGATCGCCAAAGAGACGGTGCAGGCGGAAAAAGAGCTTGCGGCAGCACTCCAGGAGAAAACACCCCAGGCCGCCTTGACCGAACTCTTTCTGGAGTTGAAAACCGACCAGACCCCGGCAGTGGTTGAACGCATCGTCGCTGATATTGACGCCATTGTCCGGGTTGTTCGCTTTCCTGGCTGGCAGCAATCCAACCAGGGCGAGCGGGAGGTGCAGCAATCGTTGCGCAAGGCCTTGCTCAAGTACAAATTGCATAAGGAGCAGCTGCTCTTTGACCGGGCCTATGGGTATATAAAGGAGTATTATTGA
- a CDS encoding restriction endonuclease subunit S yields the protein MKIDLKNLDKSGWQTYRFDEIARNISQRVDPTSTDIEQYIGLEHLDKESLHIRRVGSKSEVKGQKLKCFPGDVIFGKRRAYQRKAAVVTEEAICSAHAFVLRANPEIINPSLFPFFLHSDQFMHRAVDISVGGLSPTINWGTLKSQEFLLPPKEQQGELAELLWGMDEVVESRMLLLTQYHMLFDSWINESINSKRGWETHPLSSVAKVQTGIAKNKKIADQNDVIKRPYLRVANVQDGFLDLSEIKSIHIKKKDEERYSLQKGDLLLTEGGDFDKVGRGFIWQDEIPNCLHQNHIFAVRVQSDIISPWFLSLMTRSNYGKQYFLRCAKKTSNLASINSSQLKELRVFLPSLEIQYEIVEKMHRFYHLHASLTHDLGSNKSLQKSLINQVF from the coding sequence ATGAAGATTGATTTGAAAAATCTGGATAAATCAGGTTGGCAGACCTATCGCTTTGATGAGATCGCCAGAAATATTTCTCAGCGGGTTGACCCGACAAGTACGGATATTGAGCAGTATATAGGCTTGGAGCATCTGGACAAAGAATCTCTCCATATCAGGCGGGTAGGTTCCAAGTCTGAGGTCAAAGGCCAGAAGCTCAAGTGCTTTCCCGGTGATGTTATTTTCGGCAAGCGGCGGGCCTATCAGCGAAAGGCGGCGGTGGTGACAGAGGAGGCGATCTGCTCGGCCCATGCCTTTGTGTTGCGGGCAAATCCAGAGATAATCAATCCTTCTCTTTTTCCGTTTTTTCTCCATTCAGATCAGTTTATGCACCGGGCGGTTGACATCTCGGTGGGTGGGCTCTCTCCGACCATTAATTGGGGAACGCTCAAGTCGCAGGAGTTCCTTCTTCCGCCGAAAGAGCAGCAGGGTGAGCTTGCTGAGCTTCTTTGGGGGATGGATGAGGTGGTTGAATCAAGGATGCTGCTGTTAACACAATATCATATGTTATTTGATTCGTGGATAAACGAAAGTATCAACTCCAAGAGAGGTTGGGAAACTCACCCATTATCGTCAGTAGCTAAAGTACAAACTGGTATTGCAAAAAATAAGAAAATTGCGGATCAGAATGATGTCATTAAACGTCCATACCTTCGAGTCGCTAATGTGCAAGATGGTTTTCTTGACCTTTCCGAAATAAAATCAATTCATATCAAAAAGAAAGATGAAGAAAGATATTCCCTTCAAAAAGGAGACTTGTTATTAACAGAGGGTGGAGATTTTGATAAGGTCGGAAGAGGTTTTATTTGGCAAGATGAAATCCCTAATTGTCTGCATCAGAATCATATTTTTGCAGTTAGAGTACAATCTGATATTATTTCACCTTGGTTTCTTTCTTTGATGACCAGATCAAATTACGGAAAACAGTATTTCCTTCGGTGCGCCAAAAAAACTTCCAATCTTGCTTCGATCAATTCAAGCCAACTGAAAGAATTAAGGGTGTTTCTTCCTTCTTTAGAAATACAGTATGAAATAGTTGAAAAAATGCACAGATTTTATCACTTACATGCATCTTTGACACATGATTTAGGGAGCAACAAATCCCTCCAAAAGTCCTTGATCAACCAGGTTTTCTGA
- a CDS encoding DUF937 domain-containing protein: MNITDILAQMGGVQSMSQELGTSETQAASGAAALIPAILGGLKKQAQSQPSGTEGLRDLLGQLGGGDLLDDVLAPQPTNVSRGDSVLGQIFGSKDVSRAVAQNAASESGLDPALLKKMLPMMAMLVTGYMAKQGGAEASAQPAPTGRGGFLGNLLGKVLGGQGASSGRQGTAGSGLASMLDLNGDGNPLDDILRVVGKAMR, encoded by the coding sequence ATGAATATCACAGACATTCTCGCCCAGATGGGAGGGGTTCAGTCGATGTCCCAGGAACTGGGCACCAGCGAAACCCAGGCGGCGAGCGGTGCCGCAGCATTGATTCCAGCTATCCTCGGTGGATTAAAGAAGCAAGCACAGTCACAGCCTTCGGGCACTGAAGGGTTACGTGATCTGCTTGGACAACTCGGCGGTGGTGACCTGCTCGACGACGTACTGGCACCGCAGCCGACAAACGTGAGCCGGGGTGACAGCGTCCTTGGACAGATATTCGGCTCCAAGGATGTGAGTCGCGCGGTCGCGCAGAACGCGGCTTCGGAGTCGGGGCTTGATCCGGCCCTGCTCAAGAAGATGCTGCCCATGATGGCAATGCTGGTCACAGGCTATATGGCGAAGCAGGGTGGTGCTGAGGCCTCAGCGCAGCCTGCACCAACAGGGCGCGGAGGCTTTTTGGGGAACCTGCTGGGCAAAGTGCTCGGCGGCCAAGGTGCATCCAGCGGGAGACAGGGAACTGCTGGGTCGGGACTTGCTTCGATGCTTGATTTGAACGGTGACGGCAATCCGCTGGACGATATCCTGCGGGTGGTCGGCAAAGCAATGCGTTAG
- a CDS encoding twin-arginine translocase subunit TatC has product MQQYKKYNNLVIFLSELRKSIRLLGISLILVTIAIFFLSTGLITVFQEHLREKLYFFSVAGPFLAHVKVAFFGAVYALMPLLMYVLWKAMGKPFAVTGRKLFWFVFATCFLFYSGTLFCYFVTLPYGVEFLLSFQSESMKAVISIGRFVSFVTIFILAFGVIFELPVFMVFSAQVGLFSRQIFEKNRRFAVLGIAILAALLTPTPDVVNMALMGGPLYLLYEAGILVIRLLRIDEKRAVLKAAAKEQAPAESEQTTVPKVGREDKG; this is encoded by the coding sequence GTGCAACAGTACAAAAAGTACAATAATCTCGTTATTTTTTTATCGGAACTGCGAAAATCCATTCGCTTGCTCGGCATCAGTCTTATCCTGGTGACCATTGCGATCTTTTTCCTCTCCACCGGCTTGATCACAGTCTTTCAGGAGCATTTGCGGGAAAAGCTGTATTTTTTTTCTGTGGCTGGGCCTTTTCTTGCTCATGTCAAGGTGGCTTTTTTTGGAGCGGTGTACGCCCTCATGCCTCTGCTCATGTATGTGCTCTGGAAGGCAATGGGCAAACCCTTTGCCGTGACCGGCAGGAAGCTGTTCTGGTTTGTTTTTGCCACCTGCTTTCTCTTTTACAGTGGTACCCTGTTCTGTTATTTTGTCACACTGCCCTACGGGGTTGAATTTCTGCTCAGCTTCCAGTCCGAAAGTATGAAGGCGGTTATCTCTATCGGGCGCTTTGTCAGCTTTGTGACCATTTTCATCCTGGCCTTTGGAGTTATTTTTGAGCTGCCGGTGTTTATGGTCTTCTCTGCGCAGGTGGGGTTGTTTTCTCGTCAGATTTTTGAAAAAAATCGTCGTTTCGCTGTGCTCGGTATTGCCATCCTGGCAGCCCTGCTTACGCCGACGCCAGATGTGGTGAATATGGCCCTGATGGGAGGGCCGCTCTATCTACTCTATGAGGCTGGTATCCTGGTGATTCGCCTTTTACGTATTGATGAAAAACGTGCTGTTTTGAAAGCGGCAGCGAAAGAACAAGCTCCTGCGGAATCAGAGCAAACCACGGTCCCCAAAGTGGGGAGAGAAGACAAGGGATAA
- a CDS encoding septum formation initiator family protein: MQKRRTNRPKRRQSKGLSLREKRVFRRVLLTVLLSGGFFLLFAPRCSLYSYYKIEKKSNRLVEENKKLLQEKAALEKEIDLLMHDKNYLEKVARGKYGMLKKNEEVYYLDPQAKNK; encoded by the coding sequence TTGCAGAAAAGAAGAACAAACAGACCGAAACGAAGACAGAGTAAAGGGCTCAGCCTGAGAGAAAAAAGAGTCTTTCGCCGAGTTCTGCTGACCGTTCTTTTGTCCGGGGGATTTTTCCTTTTATTTGCTCCTCGTTGCAGCCTGTATTCATATTACAAGATAGAGAAAAAGTCAAACAGACTGGTTGAGGAGAACAAAAAGCTGTTACAGGAAAAAGCAGCGTTAGAAAAAGAAATAGACCTGCTTATGCATGATAAGAACTACTTGGAAAAAGTGGCCCGAGGAAAGTACGGAATGCTGAAAAAGAATGAGGAAGTATATTATCTTGATCCGCAGGCGAAAAACAAATAG
- a CDS encoding PD-(D/E)XK nuclease family transposase — protein sequence MSGTRTLVSFDWAIKNILRDKANYDVLEGFLSTLLEKDIRILSLLESESNQEDESDKFNRVDLSVEDETGEIYIIEVQAGWERYYLQRLLYGSSKLIVDRMRLGDSFAQVKKVISVSILYFLLGEGENDYLYKGTNEFYGLNTKERLHLKPRKRRAVVGREIDAGKNVFPEYYLIEVERFHNIINTGIDEWVYFFKNSEVRSDFRSKNIQAAAEKLDLLKMSATERRAYEKYQVNRASEKDMIESAYDEGIEKGIEKGIEKGIERGRSDVAVNMLRMGLLTVDQIAQATGLSEDEIRKLSEDI from the coding sequence ATGAGCGGAACACGAACACTGGTCAGTTTTGACTGGGCGATTAAGAACATTCTGCGCGACAAGGCCAACTACGATGTGTTGGAAGGCTTCCTCAGCACCCTGCTGGAAAAAGACATCAGGATTCTGTCCCTGCTGGAAAGCGAAAGTAATCAGGAAGATGAATCTGATAAGTTTAATCGGGTGGATCTCTCGGTCGAAGACGAGACCGGAGAAATTTACATCATCGAAGTGCAGGCGGGCTGGGAACGCTATTATTTACAACGACTCCTGTACGGCAGTTCCAAGTTAATCGTGGATCGCATGCGGCTGGGCGATTCCTTTGCACAAGTAAAAAAGGTCATCTCGGTCAGCATCCTCTACTTTCTCCTTGGAGAGGGGGAAAACGACTACCTCTATAAGGGAACCAATGAATTCTACGGTCTGAACACGAAAGAAAGGCTGCATCTCAAGCCGAGAAAACGCCGCGCAGTGGTGGGCCGGGAGATTGACGCAGGCAAAAATGTCTTTCCCGAATACTACCTGATTGAAGTGGAACGTTTTCACAACATCATCAATACCGGCATCGACGAATGGGTATACTTTTTCAAAAATTCCGAGGTCAGGTCGGATTTCCGCTCAAAGAATATTCAGGCGGCGGCTGAGAAGCTTGACCTGCTGAAAATGTCTGCAACGGAACGTCGGGCCTATGAGAAGTATCAGGTCAACAGGGCCAGCGAGAAAGATATGATCGAATCCGCGTATGATGAAGGGATTGAGAAAGGAATCGAAAAGGGGATTGAAAAAGGAATCGAAAGAGGCAGGTCCGACGTGGCTGTCAACATGCTCCGTATGGGGTTGCTGACGGTTGATCAAATCGCACAGGCGACAGGGCTGTCTGAGGACGAAATCAGAAAACTTTCTGAAGATATTTGA